A genome region from Candidatus Hydrogenedentota bacterium includes the following:
- the aroC gene encoding chorismate synthase, which produces MKIVLAGPKGAGKSAIGAVLSERTGFRTVETDRMIEDLHELRDGHRMRYREIFAEHGETFFRQLERDVARECAEKDWHIVITGGSIMMDPDSRRTLRSNALVVCLTANPAVLWERATKDGVPPWLVGPDGKRKYEEQAAFREDVLRPYADIVVDTTDGSPEQLAGLVLDRISEELAIHCRSANTYGEIIRVTTFGESHGPAIGAVLDGVRPGIEIDEALIQRELDRRKPGQSNLVTRRKESDRVHILSGVFEGKSTGAPICMLIYNEDQKSRSYDDIRNLFRPGHADFTFYRKYGLRDYRGGGRSSGRETACRVACGAVAREILAKRGVRIVAHAVEIAGIPAETCDYNAIEQNPVRCADPAAAERMAEAILAARKDCDSVGGIIQLDILGTPPGLGDPVFAKLDARLTAGLMTIGAVKGVEVGLGFRLARLRGSESNDHMDKAGFRSNNCGGILGGISTGEPIILRLVVKPTSSIAKQQHTLDEEGHEQTIEVHGRHDPCIVPRAIPVVESMAALTMLDIWEVQARLRPDWAAQWEPVGLA; this is translated from the coding sequence ATGAAGATTGTGCTGGCAGGACCCAAAGGCGCTGGCAAGAGCGCGATCGGCGCCGTCTTGTCCGAACGGACGGGATTCCGCACGGTTGAGACGGACCGGATGATCGAAGACCTGCACGAATTGCGCGACGGGCACCGCATGCGCTACCGCGAGATCTTCGCCGAACACGGCGAAACCTTCTTCCGCCAGCTGGAGCGCGACGTGGCCCGGGAATGCGCCGAAAAGGACTGGCACATCGTCATCACGGGCGGGTCGATCATGATGGACCCGGATTCGCGCCGCACGCTGCGCAGTAATGCCCTGGTCGTGTGCCTGACGGCCAACCCCGCCGTGCTCTGGGAACGCGCGACTAAGGACGGCGTGCCGCCCTGGCTCGTGGGGCCGGACGGCAAGCGGAAATACGAGGAGCAGGCCGCGTTTCGCGAAGACGTGCTGCGGCCCTATGCCGATATCGTGGTGGACACGACGGACGGCTCGCCCGAACAGCTCGCCGGGCTCGTGCTGGACCGCATCAGCGAAGAACTCGCGATCCATTGCCGGTCCGCCAACACCTACGGCGAAATCATCCGCGTTACCACCTTCGGCGAAAGCCACGGGCCCGCCATCGGCGCCGTACTCGACGGCGTCCGGCCGGGAATCGAGATTGACGAAGCACTCATTCAGCGCGAACTGGACCGGCGCAAACCCGGCCAGAGCAATCTCGTCACCCGCCGCAAGGAAAGCGACCGGGTCCATATCCTCTCCGGCGTTTTCGAGGGCAAGAGCACCGGCGCGCCCATTTGCATGCTCATCTACAACGAAGACCAGAAATCGCGCAGCTACGACGACATCAGGAATCTGTTCCGGCCCGGTCATGCCGATTTCACGTTCTACCGGAAGTACGGTTTGCGGGATTATCGCGGCGGCGGGCGGTCTTCAGGCCGGGAGACGGCCTGCCGCGTGGCGTGCGGCGCCGTGGCGCGGGAGATTCTGGCAAAGCGCGGCGTGCGTATCGTCGCGCATGCGGTCGAAATCGCCGGGATTCCCGCGGAAACCTGCGACTATAACGCCATCGAGCAGAACCCGGTCCGCTGCGCCGACCCCGCGGCGGCCGAGCGGATGGCGGAGGCCATTCTCGCCGCACGCAAGGACTGCGACTCCGTCGGCGGCATTATCCAGTTAGATATTCTCGGGACGCCGCCGGGTTTGGGCGACCCCGTGTTCGCGAAGCTCGATGCGCGCCTGACCGCGGGCCTGATGACTATCGGCGCGGTCAAGGGCGTCGAGGTCGGGCTGGGGTTCCGGCTCGCGCGCCTGCGCGGCAGCGAATCCAACGACCACATGGACAAGGCCGGGTTCCGCTCCAACAACTGCGGCGGCATCCTCGGCGGCATCAGCACGGGCGAACCCATTATCCTCCGCCTCGTCGTGAAGCCGACGTCGTCCATTGCAAAACAGCAGCACACGCTGGACGAAGAAGGACACGAACAAACCATCGAAGTACACGGCCGCCACGACCCCTGCATCGTGCCCCGGGCCATTCCCGTGGTCGAGAGCATGGCCGCTTTGACCATGCTGGACATCTGGGAAGTGCAGGCGCGATTGCGCCCGGACTGGGCCGCCCAATGGGAGCCGGTCGGGCTGGCGTAA
- a CDS encoding OmpA family protein produces MNRYFVVALVLFAVLGAGGCQTAGRLESQMAAEVVPQPQEHIKIDNVILIIDASGSMYGNDKFPLAKELARSFVTAMPAGTYTAAMLAYGGETSSRWLKHNPGLFDRAAFLGAVAQLYWLKGSTPLATVLERLKPGLDATTGNTALVVFSDGRTDTTAVLDICTEIINSYPGEICIHTVQFGADEAGGKLLENMATLSMCGTFRMARDIATAGGMQQFVHDVFLAPGAAVSTAGAGGLLGTVYFNFDKCDIRSDAQPILDSAAATVNANPWMAVSVEGHTDALGPDAYNQPLSEKRANAVSNALQQRGVAADRIRAQGFGESQPAAPNDTRENRQLNRRVEIKALP; encoded by the coding sequence ATGAACCGGTATTTTGTTGTTGCGTTGGTCTTGTTTGCGGTCTTGGGTGCCGGCGGCTGCCAGACAGCCGGCAGACTGGAGTCGCAGATGGCCGCGGAAGTCGTTCCTCAGCCGCAGGAGCACATTAAGATCGATAATGTCATCCTGATTATCGATGCGTCCGGCTCCATGTATGGCAACGACAAATTCCCGCTGGCGAAGGAGCTGGCGCGTTCCTTCGTGACGGCCATGCCCGCCGGCACGTACACTGCCGCCATGCTCGCCTACGGCGGCGAAACATCCAGCCGCTGGCTCAAGCACAATCCCGGTCTGTTTGACCGGGCCGCCTTTTTGGGCGCCGTCGCCCAGTTATATTGGCTCAAGGGATCCACGCCGCTCGCGACCGTGCTCGAACGCCTGAAACCGGGCCTCGACGCCACGACGGGCAATACGGCGCTGGTCGTCTTCTCGGACGGCAGGACGGACACGACCGCCGTGCTCGATATTTGCACGGAGATTATCAACAGCTATCCGGGCGAAATCTGCATCCACACCGTGCAGTTCGGCGCGGACGAGGCGGGCGGCAAACTGCTCGAGAACATGGCCACCCTGAGCATGTGCGGCACCTTCCGCATGGCGCGGGATATCGCGACGGCCGGCGGCATGCAGCAATTCGTGCACGACGTGTTCCTTGCCCCCGGCGCCGCTGTCAGCACAGCCGGCGCGGGTGGTCTGCTTGGTACGGTCTACTTCAACTTCGACAAGTGCGACATCCGGTCTGACGCGCAGCCTATCCTGGACTCCGCCGCCGCAACGGTGAACGCAAACCCGTGGATGGCGGTATCCGTGGAAGGGCATACGGACGCGCTGGGGCCGGACGCCTACAACCAGCCGCTCTCAGAAAAACGCGCGAACGCCGTGAGCAACGCACTCCAGCAGCGTGGCGTGGCCGCGGACCGCATCCGCGCGCAGGGCTTCGGCGAGTCGCAACCCGCGGCGCCGAACGACACGCGCGAGAACCGGCAGTTGAACCGGCGCGTCGAAATCAAAGCGTTGCCGTAG